The nucleotide sequence CAGTTTACACTTTTCACCGACGATATATGATTGTGGTGGTATAGCATTTTGGTATCTGCTTGAAGTTGAAGGTGTTGAAGAATTAGAGCTGGTGTTATTGCCGTTGTAGCCGTGTTGAGAATTTAATAAATGATAGTAAAGTTGAGATCTTGAGCTGGAAGTTGCGAAAAGTTGGTACATTCTTCGTCCgctttaaatattatttccattATTGCTCTCTGCACGGcatttttcatattcttgttGTATTTGTCCATTTTACTGCatacaaaatttgaaaaaagtgtgtCTCGGCGTCAAAATGGTGTGGATTTTTTTCTGCTTCGGGAGTAGGCTTAGCAGCAACATTCTTAAGCATGTCCAGGGCTTCTGAAAGCATgccgatttttttattttcgacgAACTTTTGCCTTTTGGCAGGCACACACTTCGCTGATATTAATTCTGCACTATCAGCATTTTCTGTACTTGTATGTTCGTCTTGTTGCAGTTCATGTTTAACCtgtaataaaacttttttattgtttcagCTGCCAAAAACAGAGTTAGAATGGATcaaaatttcaaacaaatttgATGTATTGTGGAATTTCCCCCATTGTGCAGGTGCCATGGACGGTAAACATGTGATTCTTGAGGCTCCGATACATAGTGGCACAGAATATCTTAACTACAATCGAATTTCAGTATAGTGATGTTTGCTTTAGTAGACGCGGAATATAATTATACATTTCTGGACGTCGGATGTCAAGGTAGAATTTCAGATAGTGGAATTTTTAAGGAAACtgaattatataaaaaaatagaaaataatttaATAAGATTGCCGGCATCTACAGCACTACAAGGTAGAAATAACCCAATACCATAGGTTTTTGTAGGAGGCTCTGCCTTTCCATTACAAAACAATATAATGAAACCTTATCCAGGAGACCACCCCAGGGGATCGCGGCAAAGAAGTTTTAATTACAGGCCAAGTAGAGTTTGCAGGATTGTAGAAAACGTATTTGGAATTACAGCATCTGTGTTCAGAGTTTTGCGAAAACCTATGCTGCTTCAGCCCGAAACCGCGCAGACTATAGTCATGGCGATTGCACActtgcataattttttaaaaaacgcAGATACGTCGAAAACCTTGTATATAAACCCTGGATTACTTGACAGCGAAGAAAATGGCAGACTCTTGGAAGGTACTTGGCGAAGAGATGCTGATATGAAATCTTTACTTTCATTGACTAATGTGCCTAAACGGTCTGcacaaaatgcaaaaaacatTAGTGATGAGTTTACTGACTATTTTCTGAATGAGGGTAAAATTTCTTGGCAGAACGCGTATTGTTAAGGAGATCTTATAGTATTAGATTCGATATAAAGTCTACCAGCACCGATCTGTTCAGgtaatgaataaaaattattggacatgtaatttagcatgttaacaattataaataACAAGAGGTGGCTGATCTAATCTTGCTTTgactattattaattaataataaaaaatgacatttttttataaataaaaaaaaactttgtaattaactattttttaatgggaaatagtaaagttgtggcttatttcccattaaaaatagttaattaaaaaaatcatgcaaaaaatcaaaaataatatatGCCCgggccaatttttttaaattataaacaaagtcattttttaattattaattatagtcagaacaagaCTAGATCGGGCATCCCttgtttttataattgttaacatactaaattacatatcgaataagttttatccattaaacagatcggtgcagatcgACTGTATATCGTATATTTAGACTATTATCAAGCCGAAACACACTACAttaaattcacaatcaagatgcagtacaaataaacaaaccaagacacattcaATGCTGCtgggagcactcccgaatcataatttacgatgtataaactttggaaatcatgatttgggatttacaatgtatatacattgtaaattatgattcgggagtgctcctagtagcatttaaaacgtatcttggtttgtttacttctactgcatctGGATTGTAAATTTAGATTAACTATACTAGCTAGTAATGCACTTACCTCTGTATTGAGACGTTTTCTTGGATTATTCCTATCGCCTAAAAAAGCCAGCGCCTCGTAAGCAAACCACATGCTTTTGTAAGTTTCATCTCCACCTGTAAAAGAAATAAcagttttaaataaaaacaaagacTGTATCATAATGTAAATAAACAAAGATGATAATGTAAAAGCTTTTGGCTAACaataataagtaattaataacaGTAATACAACAGTATAAGTAATAAGAACAGTaataataagtaattaataacaCTAGAAATAAGTAATAATGATGTACATTTAAATGTGAATAATAAATGCAAAGAAAATTACATACCTATTCCGGAAATTTGATCTTCTTTACTTTTACTCTTTCCCTTCGGTGTGAGGCAAGCAAACTAATCATTTTGTTCCTACATTCTTCTAAGTTTCTTCCCAAAATAAGAGCAATATCATTCCAAGCATCGTTTTTAaggttgttcttaaaataattggGATTTTTTGGATCCCAAATAGCGGGGCTTTGTTGGTACAAACTAATAAGTTCAAGCACTTGTTCGTCACTCCACATAATGCACGTCCAAACGGAACAACTTTCACGAATGCCGTCCAAACGGGTACTGCGAGCACCTTTGTGTTCACGAAAAAACCGACTGGCGCCGGGTCCCGGCGAGCTCCAGCGCGAATGGTACATGTAATGCTCGCAGTGCCGTCCAAACGCAGAATTCGCTTTTCATTACACGTTACGTTACGCATTACATTACAcgtgtctggacccggcttaagaGTTGACACCTCCATGATGGTCAGTTTTTGCTCTCCTACAACTCTAATGAAatgatttttaaaacttttcacGCCGGCCTCCGCTAAACCATTGAAGTGAGGGCTAAGTGGAGGTCCTAGATGCCAACGGATAGCTAGTTGATCTGATACTTCCTTGGCATATTCTAGTAGTTGATTGTTAAATCCTAAGAAATTGCTACCTCGATCGCTCCAACAGTCGCTGACTCTACCACGACGAGATACAAAACGGTGGAACGCAGCTATGAAACCTTCGGTGGAGAACTCCATGGTAAGTTAGAGGTATATACAGTGTGTTGTCGTACAAACAAACACACCGACATACGACTTAAAATAGAACCCATGTAACGGTGCGGTAGAACATCAAAAGATCCACAAAAATCTATGCCACATTCGGAAAAGGTTTAAGTTTGTTGATACGGTGAAATGTCAGAGAGCTCATTATTGGAGGGTTGTAAGGTTTAGGGTTGATTCTAAAACAACGGAAACATTTCGATAATGCTCGATTAATTGCATTTCTGGCAGATAAAACCCAGAGCTGTTGTAATAGTAATTAGTGCATTGTTTTAAAACCTGGATGTAAACAGAGTAAAAAATGCGAACATTATTCTTTACCAATTTTATTCCTAATTTTCATCATCTTCAGAATCATTTTCAATACTAATATTGCAACTATCATTTTCCAAAAGATGGTACCCGCTGAAAAAGGGTCTTTCAGCGGATCTTTCTTTTATGTTTAACGTTCCTCATTTCCGTCAGCAAGGGTTCGGATGTCAATAACAACCTATTGAAAACGTCTGTGTTGCAGGCCACTCTCGAAAATGTTCGAAAGGCTCGAATGTGCTTATTGCGGGCTTCTTCAGCTTCCTCAGACAGTTGCCTGATTGGCAGAATCGCCTCCTTTATCACAACTTTaacaaaaaacttacaattcagtAGTTTCTTGAATGTGCTTATTGCGGGCCTCTTCAGCTTCCTCAGACAGTTGCCTGATTGGCAGAATCGCCTCCTTTATCACAACTTTAACAAAAAACTTACAATTAAGTAGTTTCTTGAATGTGCTTAATGCGGGCCTCTTCAGCTTCCTCAGACAGTTGCGCGATTGGCAGAATCGCCTCCTTTATCACAGCTGCCCCATGACGTAACACCTTATGTAACGTCGGCGATATTGGTTGAAAATTGTACAAAAAAATGTACAATTCAGTAGTTTCTTTTGCAGTAAATTTCGaatttttgtatattattttttatctcgCAGCACATGGTGTCTAGAATGACTTAATTGGTAGATTAAATTCTGGTCAATCCCAGTTATTTCAGCAGATTTTTGGTATTCTTCGAAAAATCGCCTGCTGGTGTTGCCATTATTTGTGTTTTCAAAGTTAGCCTTTGGAATATCCACTAGTAATCCTAGTTCTTCACGAAACTTTGTTTGGATGTCTTTTTTTCGTGTCTCAATAATTTCTGCTCTTCGGCAGTCAGGCGAGACCTCCACTTCATGGAGGCTACATGCAGAATGCTCTCAAAAAATCTTATTCTAGCGTGCAGCAAAGAGAGACAAAATGGCATGTTTTCCGTATTGCAGGGCCTTTATTTTTTAAGGTCGCTGAAATCAGAGAATGTGGCGCCACATATGTGACATCTCATGGTTGACTTGCTTATGTGTTGCTGCGTTACCTACCTTGCGGTCCACCATGGTAAAAACTATTTTGTGTTTGACGGTTATGTTGTCGATCTTGGTCTTGCTcagtttgtttatttaattttcaacGTACCCCATCTCCTCATTGGTCACGTCAGTGTTTTCTTTCACAAATCGTATGCGTATTGGTCTGCAGTACCGTGCTGATGATGGAGTTTAATTTTGccatatatttttttcgtttccATAGACTAGTTGAAGTGGAACGACAGATCTTTGAAAAATGTTGGCGTCGGAATCAGTCTccttttcaaattttattttttacagaGTCTGTTGAGATCTGTCACAACTCCATTTGCTGAATGAGCACATATGACTGCATTCCAGATTCGTTAGTTGCTCACCAAAATATTCAATCATTGACTCATCATCGTCAATTTCACCTTCGGGtacgaaatattattttataaatttgtCTTTCAATACATTCATCAAAGGTCTAGGTTTACACATTTTGACACCCTCATTTAGGTTTGTATTGTCACAGTAGTGCACGAATCTCATAATTTGGTCAAAACGGTCACGTCTCATAGCTTGATAGACCATGTTGTTTCTTACTTGGTCACCTGAATTCCAAAACATTCTTCTAGACTCTAGACAGAAGTTCACAATATCCAGAAATCAGTAAACCGAGAAAACACCTCATTTCGCGTAACATAATCTTTGGATTCGGACAATTTATGCAGTATTGCACTAAGCGTGCAATAACTTCATCATCGAAAAATTCGAAAATATCCAAAGATGTCAGATCTTGATATTGCGTATAATTCTGTTCTGGATAATGATTGTTTCTCAGAATACTTGCCAAATGTGTATCTTTTGCccaattatatattttatttcctTTGTTCTGTGTGGTGTGAAAACTAGTTGGTATATTTTCTTCATGCTGTTTATACCTTATCCTTCTACCGCTTACGGAAACAGCTTTGGCTTGTATTCTTTGCGTCACAATATAAGAAATTTGGTCTGacgctggtgggatgtccctaccgatttagtatcataataacaaacaacaaaccctccaggagcgtattcgctaaaattaaggggaaaggaacaaaatgcaaaattttcacgcctgtcaaaattttcaatgtgttttaaatgtaatcgTTTTTTTAGAATCGTGAGAAAAgtaatatttaagtatttttaaaaaatttaaacgcagaatgaaaaatgacttattaccgaaggccgaaagtcccttggaatgaattaaaagtttcttttgaatgagatatttgaaattaaaaatcgcactaaattttcccttagttttcagggactttcggccctcagtaataacgtaagccttgaagccgaaagttcgtacccatgcCCTTAACAAAAAAGTTCAAGTCTTCAAGTAGGGTTGgagtaataaatataaatatcatatcattatatttattaggtatttatatctatattattatgtacagtgaaataagagaaatgaacaaattaaagaaattaaggaaaataatgataataacaataaaagattaaaagagtggtagcaaaaatcagaattaaaaaagataacataataaaaaattacatagaaaaataaaatttgaagttttgccggaaaaaaataaatacaaattacaaCTCCATGCCACTATCGCTGTCATGTTCACTAGAATCGTCATCACCTAATGTTATAATTATTGGTTTAATATGTGAggttaatgttctgtaatgaCCTTCCGTTTTTATAACATGTGAAACACAATTTTGCCACAGTGTTGgggaaatcttttttatttcttctacaacATGTGACACCGATTGGCTACTAAATTTGGGACAGCAGTTGTTTCGCCGTAAACTTTCCTTAAGTTGGCTCCAGATTAATTCAATGGGGTTGAAGACACCGTAAGGAGGTAATCGCAATACATTATGGCCATCACGTTTGGCTAATTCTTCTATAACAAACTTTCTCAAACGCTTTTGTATGAAGAACTTCcaacatttctttttttgtatatgttTCTTCAAAGTACAAATCACTGTCATACAAAAAATCACATATTTGTTTGTCGAAACTACACCGGGGATTTTTCTAATTTGTTCGCTGTGATACGTCGCGTTATTCATTACAATGACACTTTTTGGAGGCAAATTTGGCAACACCTTCTTTTCAAACCATTCCTTAAACAAGCTACTCGTCATATTTTCATGGTAATCCAGCTTTGAATCTTTAATGTTTTTTGCCGATAGTAAAAAACTTTCCCCTCCAAGCCAGCCATTTTTGGATCCAATGTTCAGAATAATTATTCGCTGACCTCTATTAATTGGATAATTGGGTGCACACTTAATATAATCGTCTGTTCAACCTTTTTGAGCAGTATCGTGGGTATCGAATCATGTTTCATCTAGATAAAATATCGGTCTTCCTTCATCTCTAAATTTAGATATAGCATCCAAGTATTCATTTCTCCATTTAATTAGACGAGGGGAATCCATTATTGATGATCGCTTATTAATTTTCTTGTATCGAAAACCGACGTGATTCAAAAATCTTGATAAAGTTAAAGGCGAAGTTGATCGTAGATCATACTAAGCGTTGGAGCTAGGTTCTTTGAATAGAAATTGTAAATTGCTCTTCTAATTACCTCAGCGTCTTTTTCATTTACTGCTTTATATGTAGAAAAGTCACTTCGCTTTTTTCGAGGTTGAATTCTATTCGTAACAATTTTCCACACTGTTGTATATGACATCCTAGTCAGTCGAAATGTTGTCTTGATGAGGAATTTACCGTCTTCTGGTTTTGGattatcttctttcacagtttgATAAGTAGTTTGATCTACAATAATTTGAGGTATATCTTATCTTTAACTAATGCACATTCTCAtgattctttaaatttttttttaagatgaaaGCTTCATTATCGGAAGTCCATTTTGTGAAAACGATATAAAACAGATTATAATCTAACTCCATTAAATTCACGTAATGACCGCATTggacataaaaattgtttgtgatcGTTTGTAACTGATTCCAAGCAAGTTAATTTCAGATGAGTAAACTAATTCGTTTACAGCGACCAAAATTTTTAATGCGAAGCATtgtctagaaattttaattttaataatttatttgcattggcaggtaacgagtcagttctgtaaataatataaagtcCGGCCCTAGTAAGCTGTTCCAAAACTATTGCCACCCGTCGCAAAGATAATTGAGGGATTAGTAACATCAACtatttattatgatactaaatcggtagggacatccTACCAGCGTCAAGCCAAATTTCTTATATTGTGTTAATACTTGTAACTGATAACTTCACAAATTGTCTATCAAACCGCAGTACTACTTGTTACTATTTCAATTTAGCGGACTGTAAAACACTGGTTGGTATTTAAATTGAGATGTACACGTAACAACTTTATTGACTGATTAAAAAGAACATAACATTGAATTGTaaagtaaaattgaaaaattgttcTTGTTCACTCGTTGCTGTCAAAAATGGAATATGCATTTTTTTCAGGGCAAACCATCTCCTTCCGCTGTCGCTGTCATTGCCTCTAGCGCCCTCTCAGAGCCTTGGCAGTGGAAGTTGACGTTGCGTACTTTTCTTATTTTCCAAGATCTTAACGCTACTCACCGGAGgtaccgcagacgttcggatataaTTATCGTCTCTTTGTAAGGATAATGAAATccactttttatttattaataacagtTTCAGGCTTTACTAAAGTagcaagacatttactcaacacacacattaCACATTACTTGCACATTACACATTGTATGTGGCACTTTCCGTTGGCTGTCAATAGTGTTTTATCTTCTGAT is from Diabrotica virgifera virgifera chromosome 9, PGI_DIABVI_V3a and encodes:
- the LOC126891494 gene encoding uncharacterized protein LOC126891494 — encoded protein: MTSSLFKEWFEKKVLPNLPPKSVIVMNNATYHSEQIRKIPGVVSTNKYVIFCMTVICTLKKHIQKKKCWKFFIQKRLRKFVIEELAKRDGHNVLRLPPYGVFNPIELIWSQLKESLRRNNCCPKFSSQSVSHVVEEIKKISPTLWQNCVSHVIKTEGHYRTLTSHIKPIIITLGDDDSSEHDSDSGMEL